The sequence tgaTTCATGATGAGGGAATAAGTCTCATgggaagaaattttcttttagaaCCAGATTTCATCAGGTCAGCCCATGAATCATGCTATTTTAAATCTGTCAGCTCTGATCATAGTTTTGGTATACTTTATAAAAAGTTGAGACTTTCTtactttcaaaatcaaatgaagaccATAACTGCTCCTGGTATGAACCATTTTTGCGCAACTTTTATGTATTCATCTTGTTGTAGCTTTTGTTTATCTTATTGACTATATGGGATGTTAAGTAAACTGAGAACAAggttttcacttatttttgtaCAGACCTTTCCTAGAACCTAGAACtcaatttattttaacaaatgtaTATTATAAGAAATACAAGGTATCATCCCTTCAAATCATCCTACATTGTCAGATTCTACCTAAgtctagtagaaaaaaaaagtagtaaaaatCTTCCTTTACATCTCATTCATTTAGctgttgctttatttttcttgctttagtTTTAAAACTCTCACTTGGATATTTACTGTGATATTTCATAAGCCCAAACCACTTAATCATGCAGGAAGTCACTTCACTTATCTTAGCCTTAAttaccttctctgtaaaataggtataataatagcaactacttcaaagaagttttgtgaagatcaaataggataaataatgcaaaacattttgcaaaccttaaagtacattatataaatgctagctatcattaaaTTAATAAAGTTACTTGATTGAATGTCAAGttgaattatttgaaaaagaattttataaggCCCTAATAAATAGCCTTCCTATTAATAATGTTTCATACAAAGagatgatcaatcaatcaacaatatttattaagcacttaactatgtgctaggcattgtgctaagtgatggggataaaaaagaaagtcaaatccATGCCTTCAAAGAGTAGTGGAAGAGGCAGcaggtaaataaataaacaaataattgaatgaatgaataaataaataaacgatAAATAAGATACATCCagaatagaaggaaagcaacTTCAAATGGAAAGATGAAAATGCCTGGATGAGGGCACTGGGAAGGCCTCCTGCCAAAGATGATCTTTGAGCTAAGTCTTATATAAACTTGGGATGTCAAGAGGTAGAGATATGCAGAGAGATCATCCAACCCTTTGGGTCAAACAATGCAAAGGCATAGAGAGGGTACACCAAGTAGGATGGTGTTTCTGGATTGTAAAGTGCATGGATGGAGTGTAGAGTGTGAAGAGAGTGGAAATGTAGGAAGAAGTAAGGTTGTGAAGAGTTTCAATGCTGAAGGACTTTAATTTGAATCCTGGAGGTTATAGGAAATCCTGGGCTTTACTGATTAAGGATGGTAACATGGccataaaaatcattttggcagttgtATAGTTTAGATTCAACTAGCATAGTGGCCATATTATTGGAGAGAGAGGATTATCTGTTATCATATGCTACACTCCTATTCAAGGGTTTGCTTTttaagaaagcaaaagcaaacaaacctaTGCGTCGTTGCCCTCTTATCATTAGCTTATCCATCATAAACTTGTATTTGGACATAGCAAATCTTGTTTGTTTTACTGAAGTTATACTATAAATGAGTAATGTATAGTATTAATGTTGGAGACATTAAATTGACTTGATACAGTTAATAGAGAAGTATGAATAAGCCTTATTTTGAAGTTATATTTATAATTAGCAATggatttaaaacaattttaggaAGTGTCACCTACAATTTCACAAATTGGTGCCTCTGTGTGTTCAAGGGAAGGTTTTCATTAGTCATTGTTTGAGTGTGATGAGCACACCTTTAGCTGTACAAGATATTaagtaattaaattaaatatctaGGAGGCTTACATTCTATAAACTTACCTGTAAGAAATGAATTTCCTATTGGAAAATGAAAATCGTGGCTAAGCAGTAGCATTTTGTACTGTGTATTATCAGCTCTAATTCCCAAAGAAGCTGCAGGGTTACAGGATTTCTATGAACTTGAATGACTAAAGCAATCTTACTACTGGATCTAAGTGGTAAAATTATTTAGTCCAATGGCCTtaattttaaaggtaaaaattCCAAGGCTTAGAtaggttatgtgacttgtttaTGTTccaacaggaaagaaaaaaaagggttaggatttgaacccagatcctttgactccagagctaatactcttttcactgtaccatatTTCTGGACTTGTCCCTCaggaaaagataaacaggaaactTGGTCTTAAATCAAAGAACTGTAACTAATCTctggaatagaaagaaaatgtgaCCCAAACATAGCAAAACAagtccctccctccaccccatagTAAGATTTACTTATTGGAGTTTTTATGCAGGACTCctgatttaaattttcttctttcttcttagaAAAAATTTACAGGGTTTAAAATGCCAATACCTTCCCATAAACTCCATTTCAAAAGATCAGATCTATAGAAGCCCTGGGTCTTGTGACTTTAATAGAGGTATATTTAAAGTTAGTTGTGTAAAGCTCATATTCAATTTGGGTCAATTCACTTTGAGTTATTTCTAGATTTGATGTTTGCATTTAATAGCCAACCAGCTGGCTTAAACATTCTATTTCACAACAGCTTCACAGCTCCAAAATGATTTGACATCTGGGAAGAATATCTGCTTTAAATAGCTATCCACATACCCTTAGAGTCAAACTGTTCTCCTTTGGTGCCAGcgattcatttcctttttgatccttCTATGATGTTCTATATTTtgaggaaattgatttttttgggtttatgtttattaaataattcCAAGAATCTCCATTTCTATGCCTGTACTGTTGAATCACCATCTTTTCTAAAACTTACCTCAAATCTGCATATTACTTAAAATTAATCAGCTTGTTCCACTCTATCACCGCCCCATTGTACAGAGATCTATATATTATTTACCTCGAGAAAGATCCTGAGTCTCCATTTTGAAGCTCTGCTGGTATGTTGGAGCTTGGAAAGCATTGTCCTGCTTACATGAACAGTAGAGACTGTAGAACTCAGGCACAATGTACATCAGTAAGAAGACCCAGGCGTTGGTGACCAGGGCAATACAGATGACAGGATCATCCCATCTGGGCTGCTGTTGTAGTTGGGGATTACCTCTTAAGAGCATAGTGATCCACACCACCCAGATAATAATTGAGAAGACCATAGTGATGAAGATATAGGTACCATGACACTTCCAGGCTTCACAGGGGCCACAGAAGATGGCCTTGGATATGAAGAAGGTTAGGACCATCAGGAAGAGGACATAGGTCAAAAGAGCAACGAAATCTATGTTGAGTTGATAAGGGgtcatatatataaacattggACCTCGGTTCATTATGAGGGTGACGTATTCAATGGCGATGACAATCTGTAACAGACTGAAACCAATAGCAATGCCCAATAATATTGGCCATGAGAAGCAGCCTCTTCCCCGGACCAACTTCACCAGGTTAGAAGCATGGGCCAGAAGGCAGGAATAACAGAGAGCAAAGAGGACACCAAAGAGAAAGTAGCGGATAGGGCCAGTCTGCAGATTGAGTCTGACGATGAAGGCAAAGGTGAGACTGAAGAGACCCAACACACTCAGGAGGAAGACAAACTGAGTGGGAAGGATGCACCATCGATTGCAGTCTTGAACTTTGTGCATGAGCCAGAGAAATGCCAGGAGGAACAGAACTGATACAACAATCCCTATGGCTGCCAGCGACTCTAAAACAATGCCCCAACTTTCTTCGGTGTTACAGAGGAGATAGTAGTCATTGGTGGTCTCAAAACAGTCTGAATACATGGTGGCATCTAAGTGGCACCAAACAGAATATTCTTCTCAGAGAA comes from Sarcophilus harrisii chromosome 5, mSarHar1.11, whole genome shotgun sequence and encodes:
- the GPRC5D gene encoding G-protein coupled receptor family C group 5 member D isoform X1, whose protein sequence is MYSDCFETTNDYYLLCNTEESWGIVLESLAAIGIVVSVLFLLAFLWLMHKVQDCNRWCILPTQFVFLLSVLGLFSLTFAFIVRLNLQTGPIRYFLFGVLFALCYSCLLAHASNLVKLVRGRGCFSWPILLGIAIGFSLLQIVIAIEYVTLIMNRGPMFIYMTPYQLNIDFVALLTYVLFLMVLTFFISKAIFCGPCEAWKCHGTYIFITMVFSIIIWVVWITMLLRGNPQLQQQPRWDDPVICIALVTNAWVFLLMYIVPEFYSLYCSCKQDNAFQAPTYQQSFKMETQDLSRARDSDGAEEDIALTSCGTPIQVQAVDPNQEYYIPRAKVNLHQNTGL
- the GPRC5D gene encoding G-protein coupled receptor family C group 5 member D isoform X2; amino-acid sequence: MYSDCFETTNDYYLLCNTEESWGIVLESLAAIGIVVSVLFLLAFLWLMHKVQDCNRWCILPTQFVFLLSVLGLFSLTFAFIVRLNLQTGPIRYFLFGVLFALCYSCLLAHASNLVKLVRGRGCFSWPILLGIAIGFSLLQIVIAIEYVTLIMNRGPMFIYMTPYQLNIDFVALLTYVLFLMVLTFFISKAIFCGPCEAWKCHGTYIFITMVFSIIIWVVWITMLLRGNPQLQQQPRWDDPVICIALVTNAWVFLLMYIVPEFYSLYCSCKQDNAFQAPTYQQSFKMETQDLSRGC